The following proteins are co-located in the Dromiciops gliroides isolate mDroGli1 chromosome 2, mDroGli1.pri, whole genome shotgun sequence genome:
- the LOC122742686 gene encoding olfactory receptor 11G2-like — protein MKISNTNHSSNNSDFILLGFPCSREIQILLFIFFLIIYILTLLGNGSIICVVHRNKRLHTPMYILLANFSFLEIWYVTSTVPNMLANFLSNTKTISFSGCFIQFYFFFSLGGTECFFLAIMAFDRYLAICRPLHYPTIMTGCLCINLVVICWVSGFLWFLVPIILISQLSFCGSKIIDHFLCDPGPLLALTCTRAPLIEFTCSIVNSLPLFIPFLFIMGTYAMVLRAVLRVPSAAGRRKAFSTCGSHLAVVSLFYGSVMVMYVKPTSGHEAGAQKIVTLFYSVVTPFLNPLIYSLRNKDMKDALRKILST, from the coding sequence ATGAAAATTTCCAACACCAACCACAGCTCCAATAATTCTGATTTCATCCTCCTTGGATTTCCCTGTAGCAGAGAGATTCAGATCCTCCTCTTCATATTTTTCCTGATCATCTACATCCTGACCCTCCTAGGAAATGGTTCTATTATCTGTGTTGTGCATAGGAACAAGCGACTTCACACCCCCATGTACATCCTGTTGGCCAACTTCTCCTTTCTAGAGATCTGGTACGTCACTTCTACCGTACCCAACATGTTGGCCAACTTTCTTTCTAATACCAAGACTATCTCCTTCTCTGGATGCTTCATCCAattctacttcttcttctccttAGGTGGTACAGAATGTTTTTTTCTGGCCATTATGGCATTTGATCGGTATCTGGCCATCTGCAGACCTCTGCATTATCCTACTATCATGACAGGATGTCTCTGCATCAACCTGGTGGTCATCTGCTGGGTGTCTGGATTTCTCTGGTTCCTGGTCCCCATCATTCTCATCTCTCAGTTGTCCTTCTGTGGCTCAAAGATCATTGACCACTTTCTTTGTGACCCAGGTCCCCTGCTAGCTCTCACTTGTACCCGAGCCCCTTTGATAGAATTCACCTGCTCCATTGTGAATTCTTTGCCActgtttattcctttcctcttcatCATGGGGACCTATGCCATGGTCCTGAGAGCTGTGTTGAGAGTTCCATCAGCAGCAGGTCGGCGTAAAGCCTTCTCCACTTGCGGATCCCATTTGGCTGTGGTGTCACTGTTCTATGGCTCTGTGATGGTGATGTATGTAAAACCAACATCAGGACATGAAGCAGGAGCACAGAAGATTGTGACCCTCTTTTATTCTGTGGTGACCCCATTCTTAAATCCTTTGATCTACAGCCTTAGGAACAAGGACATGAAGGATGCCCTAAGGAAAATCCTGAGTACCTGA
- the LOC122742700 gene encoding olfactory receptor 11G2-like produces the protein MNISSNSSNNTAGFILLGFPCSREIQILLFVLFFIIYILTLTGNGFIICAVHWDQRLHNPMYILLANFSFLEMWYVTSTVPNMLANFLSKTKTISFSGCFLQFYFFFSLGTTECFFLAIMAFDRYLAICRPLHYPTIMTRCLCTCLVVNCWVFGFLWFLVPIILISQLSFCGSKVIDHFLCDPGPLLTLTCTRAPLIEFTCSILSSLLLFVPFIYIMGTYAMVLRAVLRVPSAAGRHKAFSTCGSHLAVVSLFYGSVMVMYVKPTSGHEAGTQKIVTLFYSVVTPFLNPLIYSLRNKEMKDALRKFLGM, from the coding sequence atgaatatttccaGCAACAGCTCCAATAATACTGCTGGTTTCATCCTGCTTGGATTCCCCTGTAGCAGAGAGATTCAGATCCTTCTCTTTGTACTGTTCTTCATCATCTACATACTGACCCTTACAGGAAATGGTTTTATCATCTGTGCTGTGCACTGGGACCAGCGTCTTCACAACCCCATGTACATCCTCTTGGCCAACTTCTCTTTCCTGGAAATGTGGTATGTCACATCTACTGTCCCCAATATGTTAGCCAACTTTCTCTCTAAGACCAAGACGATCTCCTTCTCTGGATGTTTCCTCCAGTTCTACTTCTTCTTCTCTTTAGGTACTACAGAATGCTTTTTTCTGGCCATTATGGCATTTGATCGGTATCTGGCCATCTGCAGACCTCTGCATTATCCCACCATCATGACAAGATGTCTCTGCACCTGTCTGGTGGTCAACTGCTGGGTATTTGGCTTCCTGTGGTTCTTGGTCCCCATCATTCTCATCTCCCAGTTGTCCTTCTGTGGCTCAAAGGTCATTGACCACTTTCTTTGTGACCCAGGTCCCCTGCTAACTCTCACTTGTACCCGAGCCCCTTTGATAGAATTCACCTGTTCGATCTTGAGTTCTCTGCTCCTGTTTGTACCTTTCATCTACATCATGGGGACCTACGCGATGGTCCTGAGAGCTGTGTTGAGAGTTCCTTCAGCAGCAGGTCGGCATAAAGCCTTCTCCACCTGTGGGTCCCATTTGGCTGTGGTGTCGCTGTTCTATGGCTCTGTAATGGTGATGTATGTGAAACCAACATCAGGCCATGAAGCTGGAACCCAGAAGATTGTGACCCTCTTTTATTCTGTGGTGACCCCATTCTTAAATCCTTTGATCTACAGCCTTAGGAACAAAGAGATGAAGGATGCCCTGAGGAAATTTTTGGGTATGTGA